One window of Enterobacter sp. RHBSTW-00175 genomic DNA carries:
- the cysA gene encoding sulfate/thiosulfate ABC transporter ATP-binding protein CysA, with the protein MSIEIANIKKSFGRTQVLNDISLDIPSGQMVALLGPSGSGKTTLLRIIAGLEHQTSGHIRFHGTDVSRLHARDRKVGFVFQHYALFRHMTVFDNIAFGLTVLPRRERPDAATIKAKVTKLLEMVQLAHLADRFPAQLSGGQKQRVALARALAVEPQILLLDEPFGALDAQVRKELRRWLRQLHEELKFTSVFVTHDQEEAMEVADRVVVMSQGNIEQVDEPEQLWREPATRFVLEFMGEVNRLQGTIRGGQFHVGAHRWPLGYTSAHQGPVDLFLRPWEVDVSRRTSLDSPLPVQVLEASPKGHYTQLVVQPLGWYTEPLTVVMRDEEPPFRGERLFVGLQHARIYHGNERIETREDIALAESA; encoded by the coding sequence ATGAGCATTGAGATTGCCAATATTAAGAAGTCTTTTGGTCGCACCCAGGTGCTGAATGATATCTCGCTGGATATCCCTTCCGGACAAATGGTGGCTCTGCTGGGGCCGTCTGGTTCCGGTAAAACCACATTGCTGCGTATTATCGCCGGGCTTGAGCATCAGACCAGCGGGCACATCCGTTTCCACGGCACAGACGTGAGCCGTCTTCATGCCCGCGACCGTAAGGTTGGCTTTGTGTTCCAGCATTACGCGCTGTTCCGCCATATGACGGTGTTCGATAACATCGCTTTCGGTTTGACTGTGTTGCCGCGTCGCGAACGCCCGGATGCCGCCACCATTAAGGCGAAAGTCACCAAACTGCTGGAGATGGTACAGCTTGCCCACCTGGCAGACCGCTTCCCGGCTCAGCTGTCTGGCGGGCAGAAGCAGCGTGTCGCGCTGGCGCGTGCATTAGCTGTTGAACCGCAAATTCTGCTGCTGGATGAACCCTTCGGCGCGCTGGATGCGCAGGTGCGTAAAGAGCTGCGTCGCTGGCTGCGTCAGTTGCATGAAGAGCTGAAGTTCACCAGCGTCTTCGTGACCCACGACCAGGAAGAGGCGATGGAAGTGGCCGACCGCGTAGTGGTGATGAGCCAGGGGAACATTGAGCAGGTTGATGAACCAGAACAGCTCTGGCGTGAACCGGCGACCCGTTTTGTGCTGGAGTTTATGGGCGAAGTGAACCGCTTACAGGGCACCATTCGCGGGGGACAATTCCATGTGGGTGCGCACCGTTGGCCTCTGGGCTATACCTCTGCGCATCAGGGGCCGGTCGATCTGTTCCTGCGCCCGTGGGAAGTGGATGTGAGCCGTCGCACCAGTCTCGACTCACCGCTGCCGGTGCAGGTTCTGGAAGCTAGCCCTAAAGGTCACTACACCCAATTGGTAGTACAGCCACTGGGCTGGTACACCGAACCTCTGACTGTGGTTATGCGTGATGAAGAGCCGCCGTTCCGGGGCGAGCGTCTGTTTGTTGGCTTGCAACATGCGCGGATTTACCACGGTAATGAACGTATTGAAACGCGCGAGGATATTGCTCTGGCGGAGTCAGCCTGA
- the cysW gene encoding sulfate/thiosulfate ABC transporter permease CysW — protein MAEVTQLKRYDAPRINWGKWFLIGAGVLVSAFILVVPTIYIFVQAFSKGLMPALENLANPDMLHAIWLTVLIALITVPVNLVFGTLLAWLVTRFNFPGRQLLLTLLDIPFAVSPVVAGLVYLLFYGSNGPLGGWLDEHNLQVMFAWPGMVLVTVFVTCPFVVRELVPVMLSQGSNEDEAAVLLGASGWQMFRRVTLPNIRWALLYGVVLTNARAIGEFGAVSVVSGSIRGETLSLPLQIELLQQDYNTVGSFTAAALLTLMAILTLFLKSVVQWRLENQEKRQHQEGNHEH, from the coding sequence ATGGCGGAAGTTACGCAATTGAAGCGATACGATGCACCCCGTATCAACTGGGGTAAATGGTTTCTGATTGGGGCGGGCGTGCTGGTTTCCGCCTTTATTCTCGTCGTGCCGACGATTTATATCTTCGTTCAGGCGTTCAGCAAGGGGTTGATGCCTGCGCTGGAAAACCTGGCGAACCCGGATATGCTGCATGCCATCTGGCTGACCGTACTGATTGCATTGATCACCGTGCCGGTGAACCTGGTGTTCGGTACGCTGCTGGCCTGGCTGGTGACGCGCTTTAACTTCCCGGGACGTCAGCTGCTGCTGACCCTTCTGGATATCCCGTTTGCAGTGTCACCTGTGGTGGCCGGTCTGGTTTATCTGCTGTTTTACGGCTCCAATGGCCCGCTGGGTGGCTGGCTTGATGAACACAACCTGCAAGTCATGTTCGCCTGGCCGGGCATGGTGCTGGTGACGGTGTTTGTGACCTGTCCGTTTGTGGTGCGCGAGCTGGTGCCGGTGATGTTAAGCCAGGGCAGCAATGAAGACGAAGCGGCGGTACTGCTGGGCGCATCTGGCTGGCAGATGTTCCGTCGCGTCACGCTGCCAAACATCCGCTGGGCGCTGCTTTACGGCGTGGTGTTGACCAATGCCCGTGCGATTGGCGAGTTTGGCGCGGTGTCGGTGGTATCCGGCTCTATCCGCGGCGAAACCTTGTCGCTGCCGTTACAGATTGAGTTACTGCAACAGGACTACAACACCGTCGGTTCCTTTACCGCCGCAGCGTTACTGACGCTGATGGCTATTTTGACCCTGTTTTTGAAGAGTGTGGTGCAGTGGCGTTTAGAGAATCAGGAAAAACGTCAGCATCAGGAGGGAAATCATGAGCATTGA
- the cysT gene encoding sulfate/thiosulfate ABC transporter permease CysT, translated as MFAVSTKRVLPGFTLSLGTSLLYVCLILLLPLSALVMQLAQMSWAQYWEVVTNPQVVAAYKVTLLSAFVASIFNGVFGLLMAWILTRYRFPGRTLLDALMDLPFALPTAVAGLTLASLFSVNGFYGEWLAKFDIKVTYTWLGIAVAMAFTSIPFVVRTVQPVLEELGPEYEEAAETLGATRWQSFRKVVLPELSPALMAGVALSFTRSLGEFGAVIFIAGNIAWKTEVTSLMIFIRLQEFDYPAASAIASVILAASLLLLYSINTLQSRFGRRVVGH; from the coding sequence ATGTTTGCAGTATCGACTAAACGCGTGCTGCCGGGCTTTACCTTAAGCCTCGGAACCAGCCTGCTGTACGTCTGCCTGATTTTGCTTTTGCCGCTCAGCGCGTTGGTGATGCAGCTTGCGCAGATGAGCTGGGCGCAGTACTGGGAAGTGGTCACCAACCCTCAGGTGGTGGCGGCCTATAAAGTGACGCTGCTGTCAGCGTTTGTCGCCTCCATTTTTAACGGCGTGTTTGGCCTGCTGATGGCGTGGATTTTAACCCGCTACCGTTTCCCGGGCCGCACGTTGCTCGATGCGTTAATGGATTTGCCCTTTGCCCTGCCGACGGCGGTAGCCGGTTTAACCCTGGCATCGCTCTTTTCCGTGAACGGTTTTTACGGCGAATGGCTAGCGAAGTTTGATATCAAAGTGACCTACACCTGGCTTGGTATTGCCGTGGCGATGGCCTTTACCAGTATTCCGTTTGTGGTGCGTACCGTTCAGCCTGTTCTGGAAGAGTTAGGCCCGGAATACGAAGAAGCGGCAGAAACGCTGGGAGCTACGCGCTGGCAGAGCTTCCGCAAAGTGGTTCTGCCAGAGCTGTCTCCGGCGCTGATGGCGGGTGTTGCGCTGTCGTTTACCCGCAGCCTCGGTGAGTTCGGTGCGGTGATTTTTATCGCCGGGAACATCGCCTGGAAAACGGAAGTGACCTCGCTGATGATTTTCATCCGTCTGCAGGAGTTTGATTATCCGGCGGCGAGCGCGATTGCTTCGGTGATCCTTGCGGCCTCGCTGCTGCTGTTGTACTCGATTAACACTCTGCAAAGTCGCTTTGGTCGACGTGTGGTAGGTCACTGA
- a CDS encoding sulfate ABC transporter substrate-binding protein, translated as MAVTVLKKGSLALAGLLLVAQAQATELLNSSYDVSRELFAALNPPFEQQWAKENNGDKLTIKQSHAGSSKQALAILQGLKADVVTYNQVTDVQILHDKGKLLPADWQSRLPNNSSPFYSTMGFLVRKGNPKNIHDWNDLVRSDVKLIFPNPKTSGNARYTYLAAWGAADKADGNDKAKTEQFMTQFLKNVEVFDTGGRGATTTFAERGLGDVLISFESEVNNIRKQYEAQGFEVVIPKTNILAEFPVAWVDKNVAANGTEKAAKAYLNYLYSPQAQTVITDYYYRVNNPEVMNKLKDKFPQTELFRVEDHFGSWPDVMKTHFASGGELDKLLAAGHK; from the coding sequence ATGGCCGTTACTGTACTGAAAAAAGGATCTCTGGCGCTGGCAGGTTTACTGCTGGTGGCACAGGCGCAGGCAACTGAGCTGTTGAACAGTTCTTATGATGTGTCTCGCGAGCTGTTTGCCGCCCTGAACCCACCGTTTGAACAGCAGTGGGCGAAAGAGAACAACGGCGATAAGCTGACCATCAAACAATCTCATGCGGGCTCGTCCAAACAGGCGCTGGCGATCCTTCAGGGCCTGAAAGCGGATGTGGTGACCTATAACCAGGTGACGGACGTGCAGATCCTGCATGACAAAGGCAAGCTGCTCCCGGCGGACTGGCAGAGCCGTCTGCCGAATAACAGTTCCCCATTCTACTCCACCATGGGTTTCCTGGTGCGTAAGGGCAACCCGAAAAATATCCACGACTGGAACGACCTGGTGCGTTCTGACGTAAAACTGATTTTCCCGAATCCGAAAACCTCCGGAAACGCACGTTATACCTATCTGGCGGCGTGGGGCGCAGCGGACAAAGCTGACGGTAACGATAAAGCCAAAACCGAGCAGTTCATGACCCAGTTCCTGAAAAACGTCGAAGTGTTTGATACCGGCGGTCGCGGCGCGACCACCACCTTCGCGGAACGCGGTCTGGGCGATGTGCTGATCAGCTTTGAATCGGAAGTGAACAACATCCGTAAACAGTACGAAGCGCAGGGCTTTGAAGTTGTTATCCCGAAAACCAACATCCTGGCCGAGTTCCCGGTAGCGTGGGTGGATAAAAACGTTGCAGCCAACGGTACAGAGAAAGCGGCGAAAGCCTACCTCAACTATCTGTACAGCCCGCAGGCGCAGACTGTTATTACTGATTACTACTACCGTGTGAATAACCCGGAAGTGATGAACAAACTGAAGGACAAATTCCCGCAGACCGAACTGTTCCGCGTGGAAGACCATTTCGGCTCCTGGCCTGATGTGATGAAAACACATTTTGCCAGTGGCGGTGAGTTAGACAAATTGCTGGCGGCGGGGCATAAGTAA
- a CDS encoding Dyp-type peroxidase: MSQVQSGILPEHCRAAIWIEANVKGDVDALRAASKVFVDKLASFQAKFPDAHLGAVVAFGNNAWHQLSGGEGAEELKDFIPYGKGLAPATQYDVLIHILSLRHDVNFSVAQAAVAAFGDSIDVQEEVHGFRWVEERDLSGFVDGTENPAGEETRREVAVIKDGVDAGGSYVFVQRWEHNLNQLNRMSVHDQEMMIGRTKEANEEIDGDDRPVTSHLTRVDLKEDGKGLKIVRQSLPYGTASGTHGLYFCAYCARLYNIEQQLLSMFGDTDGKRDAMLRFTKPVTGGYYFAPSVERLLAL, translated from the coding sequence ATGTCTCAGGTTCAGAGTGGCATTTTGCCAGAACATTGCCGCGCGGCGATTTGGATTGAAGCCAATGTAAAAGGGGATGTGGATGCCCTGCGTGCGGCCAGCAAAGTATTCGTCGATAAACTGGCTTCCTTCCAGGCCAAATTCCCTGACGCCCACCTGGGCGCCGTTGTTGCTTTCGGTAATAACGCCTGGCATCAGCTGAGCGGCGGCGAAGGGGCTGAAGAGCTGAAAGACTTTATCCCTTACGGTAAAGGTCTTGCGCCAGCGACCCAGTACGATGTTCTGATTCATATTCTCTCTTTGCGTCATGACGTGAACTTCTCTGTTGCGCAGGCGGCGGTAGCAGCGTTTGGCGACAGCATCGACGTGCAGGAAGAAGTGCACGGTTTCCGTTGGGTAGAAGAGCGCGATCTGAGCGGCTTTGTCGACGGTACTGAAAACCCGGCGGGTGAAGAAACGCGCCGCGAAGTGGCGGTGATCAAAGACGGTGTGGACGCAGGCGGCAGCTATGTGTTCGTGCAGCGCTGGGAGCACAACCTCAACCAGCTTAACCGCATGAGCGTGCACGACCAGGAGATGATGATCGGTCGTACCAAAGAAGCCAACGAAGAGATCGACGGCGACGACCGTCCGGTTACGTCTCACCTGACTCGTGTTGACCTGAAAGAAGACGGTAAAGGCCTGAAAATTGTTCGCCAGAGCCTGCCGTATGGCACAGCGAGCGGCACGCATGGCCTGTACTTCTGCGCGTACTGCGCGCGTTTGTACAATATCGAACAGCAACTACTGAGCATGTTTGGTGATACCGACGGCAAGCGCGATGCGATGCTGCGTTTCACCAAACCGGTGACCGGCGGCTATTACTTCGCTCCGTCCGTTGAGCGTCTGCTGGCGCTGTAA
- a CDS encoding RpoE-regulated lipoprotein — protein sequence MKSLRLLLCALPLALTGCSTLSSINWSAAYPWNWFGSSTEVTEQGVGKITASTALDQDAIQSALSSDYRLRSGMKTENGTIVHYFEALKGDTLALVINGDKGTVNRVAVMDEDIPTTSGVKVGTPFSALYKQAFGNCTSVPSDDSVAVECKAEGSEHISYLFTGTWSGPEGLMPSDDTLKNWKVSKIIWKQ from the coding sequence ATGAAATCGCTGCGTTTACTTTTATGCGCTCTCCCGCTGGCATTAACCGGCTGTTCAACGCTCTCCTCAATTAACTGGTCGGCTGCTTATCCGTGGAACTGGTTTGGTTCTTCAACGGAAGTGACCGAGCAGGGCGTGGGCAAAATCACCGCGTCGACGGCGCTGGATCAGGACGCTATTCAGTCTGCGCTGAGTAGTGACTATCGCTTGCGTAGCGGTATGAAAACGGAAAATGGTACCATCGTGCATTATTTCGAAGCGCTGAAAGGCGACACGCTGGCGCTGGTGATTAACGGCGATAAAGGTACGGTAAACCGGGTTGCGGTAATGGACGAAGATATCCCGACCACAAGCGGTGTAAAAGTGGGCACACCATTTAGCGCGCTCTACAAACAGGCCTTCGGCAACTGCACCAGCGTGCCATCCGACGACAGCGTGGCGGTGGAGTGTAAAGCAGAAGGCAGCGAGCACATCAGTTACCTCTTTACCGGCACCTGGAGCGGTCCGGAAGGGTTAATGCCGTCTGACGATACGCTGAAAAACTGGAAAGTGAGCAAAATTATCTGGAAGCAGTAA
- a CDS encoding DUF2919 domain-containing protein: MKSTEIHPADYDAQGRVRLPFLFWCVLLLQARTWVLFVMAAASRGQGDTLLTLFYPDHDAFWLGLLPGVPAVVAFLCSGRRHLIPRIWQALRWLLIVAQIALLCWQPVLWLYGEPLTGLGIGLLVADIVALIWLLTNPRLRACFTPEKD; the protein is encoded by the coding sequence ATGAAGAGTACTGAGATCCATCCGGCAGACTATGATGCGCAAGGGCGTGTCAGGCTGCCGTTTTTGTTCTGGTGCGTTTTGCTCTTGCAGGCACGCACCTGGGTGTTGTTTGTTATGGCCGCGGCATCACGCGGGCAGGGCGATACGCTGCTGACGCTTTTTTACCCCGATCACGACGCCTTTTGGCTGGGGTTGCTACCGGGCGTGCCGGCGGTCGTGGCGTTTCTGTGCAGTGGGCGACGCCATCTTATCCCGCGAATCTGGCAGGCGCTTCGCTGGCTGCTGATTGTGGCGCAAATTGCGCTTCTGTGCTGGCAGCCTGTGCTCTGGCTCTATGGCGAGCCGCTCACCGGGCTGGGGATTGGGTTGCTGGTGGCGGATATCGTGGCGCTGATTTGGTTGTTAACTAACCCCCGTCTTCGCGCCTGTTTTACGCCCGAGAAAGATTAA
- a CDS encoding GNAT family acetyltransferase encodes MEIRVFRQEDFEEVVTLWERCDLLRPWNDPEMDIERKVNHDVSLFLVAEVNGEVVGTVMGGYDGHRGSAYYLGVHPEYRGRGIANALLNRLEKKLIARGCPKIQIMVREDNDVVLGMYERLGYEHSDVLSLCKRLIEDEEY; translated from the coding sequence ATGGAGATACGCGTTTTTCGCCAGGAAGATTTCGAAGAGGTGGTCACCCTTTGGGAGCGCTGCGATTTGTTGCGTCCGTGGAATGATCCGGAAATGGACATTGAACGTAAGGTGAATCACGACGTCAGTCTGTTCCTGGTTGCCGAAGTGAACGGTGAAGTCGTTGGCACGGTGATGGGCGGTTACGACGGTCATCGCGGCTCAGCTTATTATCTGGGCGTGCACCCGGAATACCGCGGTCGCGGTATCGCCAATGCGCTGCTCAATCGCCTGGAAAAGAAATTGATCGCCCGAGGCTGCCCGAAAATTCAGATCATGGTGCGGGAAGATAACGACGTGGTGCTGGGCATGTATGAGCGCCTGGGTTATGAGCATTCTGATGTGTTGAGTTTATGTAAGCGCCTGATAGAAGATGAAGAGTACTGA
- the amiA gene encoding N-acetylmuramoyl-L-alanine amidase AmiA, giving the protein MSTFKPLKALTSRRQVLKAGLAALTLTGIASQAQAKEETALKTSNGHSKPKAKKAGGKRIVMLDPGHGGIDTGAIGKNGSKEKHVVLAIAKNVRAILRSNGIDARLTRSGDTFIPLYDRVEIAHQHGADLFMSIHADGFTNPSAAGASVFALSNRGASSAMAKYLSDRENRADEVAGKKTTDKDHLLQQVLFDLVQTDTIKNSLTLGSHILKKIKPVHRLHSSGTEQAAFVVLKSPSIPSVLVETSFITNPDEERLLGTTAFRQKIANAIASGIISYFNWFDNQKAHSRKR; this is encoded by the coding sequence ATGAGCACATTCAAACCATTAAAAGCACTCACATCGCGTCGTCAGGTTCTCAAAGCGGGGCTGGCGGCCTTAACGTTAACGGGCATCGCTTCACAGGCGCAGGCAAAAGAAGAGACCGCGCTGAAAACCAGTAACGGACACAGTAAGCCAAAAGCTAAAAAAGCGGGCGGGAAACGCATTGTCATGCTCGACCCGGGCCACGGTGGTATTGATACCGGCGCCATCGGTAAAAATGGCTCTAAAGAAAAACATGTCGTACTGGCGATTGCAAAAAATGTACGCGCAATTTTACGCAGCAACGGCATTGACGCCCGTCTGACGCGCTCTGGTGACACCTTTATCCCGCTCTACGATCGCGTAGAGATTGCCCATCAGCACGGCGCAGATCTGTTTATGTCGATTCACGCTGACGGTTTTACTAATCCCTCTGCGGCCGGGGCGTCGGTGTTTGCGCTCTCTAACCGTGGGGCCAGTAGCGCTATGGCGAAATACCTCTCAGACCGCGAAAACCGCGCGGATGAAGTCGCCGGGAAAAAAACCACTGACAAAGACCACCTGCTGCAACAGGTGCTGTTCGATTTAGTCCAGACCGACACCATTAAAAACAGCCTGACGCTCGGGTCGCATATTCTGAAAAAGATTAAGCCCGTCCACCGTCTGCACAGCAGTGGCACGGAACAAGCCGCGTTTGTGGTGCTGAAATCGCCGTCAATTCCGTCGGTGCTGGTCGAGACATCTTTTATTACTAACCCGGACGAAGAGCGTCTGCTTGGCACCACGGCGTTTCGCCAGAAAATCGCCAACGCGATCGCCTCCGGGATCATCAGTTATTTCAACTGGTTCGATAACCAGAAAGCGCACTCCAGGAAACGTTAA